Proteins from one Candidatus Margulisiibacteriota bacterium genomic window:
- a CDS encoding glutamate synthase subunit beta: MGNPQGFLKVKREKTEYRPVCERVKDYAPVARPRADEQTREQASRCMDCGTPFCHWGCPLGNYIPEWNDLAYNFHWRRAIDLLEATNNLPEVTGRVCPAICEFACVLGINDDPVTIRENELAIVEHGFRHGLIKPKPPEKRTGKRVAVVGSGPAGLACAAQLNKAGHLVTVCERADQPGGLMRYGIPEFKLEKSILDRRLDLWRQEGIEFRCGVNVGVDIGVDQLAKEYDAVVLAGGSRVPRDLKVPGRELAGIHFALEYLIKPNNIDAKGKKVVVIGGGDTGADCVGLANRQGAACVVQIELLPEPPKNRPAHQPWPKYPAIFKTSTSHEEGCERRWSVTTEQFLGRDSRVTGLRTAAGTEIEADLVLLALGFLHPEPVPGLAIALDQRGNFQTDANYQTSRKGFFAAGDARRGQSLIVWALAEGRRAARAVDEYLMGESRLPLI, encoded by the coding sequence ATGGGTAATCCGCAAGGTTTCCTAAAAGTCAAAAGGGAGAAGACCGAATACCGCCCGGTCTGCGAACGGGTGAAGGATTACGCGCCGGTCGCGCGGCCGCGCGCCGATGAACAAACGCGCGAGCAGGCTTCGCGCTGCATGGATTGCGGCACGCCGTTCTGCCACTGGGGCTGCCCGCTCGGCAATTACATCCCGGAATGGAACGATCTGGCTTATAACTTCCATTGGCGGCGAGCCATAGATTTGCTCGAGGCGACCAATAACCTGCCGGAAGTGACCGGCCGGGTCTGTCCGGCGATCTGCGAGTTCGCCTGCGTGCTGGGGATCAACGACGATCCGGTCACGATCCGGGAGAACGAACTGGCGATCGTCGAACACGGTTTCCGGCACGGCTTGATCAAGCCGAAGCCGCCGGAGAAGCGGACCGGTAAAAGGGTCGCTGTCGTCGGCTCCGGCCCGGCCGGCCTGGCCTGCGCCGCCCAGCTGAACAAAGCCGGCCATTTGGTCACGGTCTGCGAGAGAGCCGACCAGCCGGGCGGGCTGATGCGTTACGGGATACCGGAATTCAAGCTGGAAAAGTCCATCCTTGACCGCCGGCTCGATCTCTGGCGGCAGGAGGGGATCGAGTTTCGTTGCGGCGTTAATGTCGGCGTCGATATAGGCGTCGACCAGCTGGCAAAAGAGTACGACGCCGTTGTGCTGGCCGGCGGCTCGCGCGTGCCGCGCGACCTGAAAGTGCCGGGTCGCGAGCTCGCAGGGATCCATTTTGCGCTGGAGTATCTCATCAAGCCGAATAATATTGACGCTAAGGGGAAAAAGGTCGTCGTGATCGGCGGCGGGGATACCGGGGCCGACTGCGTCGGCCTGGCCAATCGTCAAGGCGCCGCCTGTGTTGTCCAGATCGAGCTCCTGCCGGAACCGCCGAAAAACCGGCCGGCGCACCAACCGTGGCCGAAATACCCGGCGATCTTCAAGACGTCGACCAGCCATGAAGAGGGCTGCGAGCGCCGCTGGTCGGTCACGACCGAGCAATTCCTTGGTCGCGACTCGCGGGTCACGGGACTCAGAACGGCAGCCGGGACGGAGATCGAAGCGGACCTGGTCTTGCTCGCGCTCGGCTTTTTGCATCCGGAGCCGGTCCCGGGGCTGGCGATCGCGCTCGACCAGCGCGGCAACTTCCAGACCGACGCGAACTACCAAACCTCGCGAAAAGGTTTTTTTGCCGCCGGCGACGCGCGGCGCGGCCAATCATTGATCGTGTGGGCGTTGGCGGAAGGGCGTAGGGCCGCCCGGGCCGTCGACGAGTATTTAATGGGCGAGTCGCGCTTGCCGCTTATTTGA
- a CDS encoding Maf family protein: protein MRYILASASPRRQVLLKKLLKSFRVVPSRIDESAVRGKSPEAIAVKTALAKALDVACRHPRATVIGADTIVILGKKVLGKPRNAQDAVRMLRSLAGRSHRVVTGLAVVGKKAGATFVTTTVRMKKVSPGTIRDYVATGRPLDKAGAYGIQEIEEIFIDRIDGDYDNVVGLPVQALKILLKECRK, encoded by the coding sequence GTGAGATATATCCTGGCCTCGGCCTCGCCGCGGCGCCAAGTGCTCCTGAAAAAACTGCTCAAAAGCTTCCGGGTCGTTCCCAGCCGGATCGACGAAAGCGCCGTCCGGGGAAAAAGCCCGGAGGCGATCGCCGTCAAGACGGCGCTGGCCAAAGCGCTCGACGTGGCTTGCCGCCACCCCCGGGCGACGGTGATCGGCGCCGATACGATCGTTATCCTCGGGAAAAAGGTCCTCGGTAAGCCGCGGAACGCCCAAGACGCCGTCCGGATGCTCCGCTCCCTGGCCGGACGCTCCCACCGGGTCGTCACCGGGCTGGCGGTGGTCGGCAAAAAGGCCGGCGCCACCTTCGTTACCACCACGGTCAGGATGAAAAAGGTAAGCCCCGGCACGATCCGCGATTATGTCGCCACCGGGCGGCCGCTCGACAAGGCCGGCGCCTACGGCATCCAGGAGATCGAGGAGATCTTTATTGACAGGATCGACGGCGACTACGATAATGTGGTTGGCTTGCCTGTCCAGGCCTTAAAAATACTGCTAAAGGAGTGCCGGAAATGA
- a CDS encoding MFS transporter has protein sequence MQLRPVLILFASLFLVMAGFGLVIPIMPFFALKLGATPLHIGLLMASYSLMQFIFSPIWGSLSDKYGRKPIILVGLAGFTVTFILFGLADNMFLLFASRIAGGILSSACLPTAMAYVADVTSEEERGNGMGMMGAAMGLGMIVGPALGGLFSAWHFGLPFFISAGLAAVNFIFAALFLQESRKPHAASEVRYNNIRHLLSLRGFMALVFILVFLTSFSVSGYEGTFSLFAKERLGYDAFDMGIVFTFMGLASVIVQGLMVGRMIKKLGEAMVIKVGLACTALGCGLTVFSFNRPEIVFFACLAVLGQGLLRPSLASLISKDTVLEEGATMGAMQSVDSLGRILGPVVGGVLFSFGTLLPYLGIGGFNLLAFILLLVLI, from the coding sequence ATGCAATTACGCCCGGTACTGATATTGTTCGCGTCGCTCTTCCTGGTCATGGCCGGTTTCGGCCTCGTGATCCCGATCATGCCGTTCTTCGCCCTGAAGCTGGGAGCAACCCCGCTCCACATCGGCCTGCTGATGGCCAGCTATTCGCTGATGCAGTTCATTTTTTCCCCGATCTGGGGAAGCCTCTCCGATAAATACGGCCGCAAGCCGATCATCCTGGTCGGCCTGGCCGGTTTTACGGTGACCTTTATCCTCTTCGGCCTGGCGGACAACATGTTCCTCCTGTTCGCTTCGCGGATCGCCGGCGGCATACTCTCTTCCGCCTGCCTGCCGACGGCGATGGCCTATGTCGCCGACGTGACCAGCGAGGAGGAGCGGGGGAACGGGATGGGGATGATGGGGGCGGCAATGGGGCTCGGCATGATCGTCGGACCGGCGCTCGGCGGCCTGTTCTCCGCCTGGCATTTCGGCCTGCCTTTCTTTATCTCCGCCGGCCTGGCGGCCGTTAACTTCATTTTTGCGGCGCTTTTCCTGCAAGAATCCCGGAAACCGCACGCTGCCAGCGAGGTCCGCTACAACAATATCCGCCACCTGCTCTCCCTGCGCGGCTTTATGGCGCTGGTCTTTATCCTGGTTTTCCTGACCTCGTTCTCGGTCAGCGGGTACGAAGGGACGTTTTCCCTGTTCGCCAAGGAGCGGCTCGGCTACGACGCTTTTGATATGGGGATCGTCTTCACTTTTATGGGCTTGGCCAGCGTGATCGTGCAGGGGCTAATGGTCGGCCGGATGATCAAAAAGCTGGGCGAAGCAATGGTGATCAAGGTTGGCCTGGCCTGTACGGCGCTCGGCTGCGGCCTAACGGTCTTTTCGTTCAACCGGCCGGAGATCGTGTTTTTTGCCTGTCTGGCCGTGCTGGGGCAGGGATTGCTCCGGCCGAGCCTCGCTTCGCTCATTTCCAAGGACACGGTGCTGGAGGAGGGGGCGACGATGGGGGCGATGCAATCGGTCGACAGTCTCGGCCGGATCCTGGGACCGGTGGTCGGCGGCGTGCTGTTCAGTTTTGGGACGCTGCTCCCTTATCTGGGGATCGGCGGTTTTAACCTGCTCGCGTTTATTCTGCTGCTGGTCCTGATCTAG
- a CDS encoding LEA type 2 family protein has translation MKKMLLLAAAFFAAVALTGCVSLDPPKIAHTGTDFTPLSFQEVRADSHFSIKNSNPIALQGEIEYELIVNGQNFTTGRSSRIEVGGSGQNTFTLSTRIDLVKVFGVAADLANAISAGRKSVPYRLNGKFRSELLQGVAVEAPVSASGEIPLPKSPDKKDVEDFIRRLIK, from the coding sequence ATGAAAAAAATGCTCTTGCTCGCCGCCGCCTTTTTCGCCGCAGTCGCCCTGACCGGTTGCGTCTCCCTCGATCCCCCCAAGATCGCCCACACCGGGACCGATTTTACCCCGCTCTCTTTCCAGGAGGTCCGGGCTGATTCCCACTTTTCGATCAAGAACAGCAACCCGATCGCCCTGCAGGGAGAGATCGAGTATGAGCTGATCGTCAACGGGCAAAACTTCACGACCGGCCGCTCCTCGCGGATCGAGGTCGGCGGCTCCGGCCAGAACACGTTCACCCTGTCGACCCGGATCGACCTGGTCAAGGTCTTCGGCGTGGCGGCCGACCTGGCCAACGCGATCAGCGCCGGCCGGAAAAGCGTCCCTTACCGGCTCAACGGCAAATTCCGCTCCGAACTGCTGCAGGGGGTGGCCGTGGAAGCGCCGGTCTCGGCCAGCGGCGAGATCCCGCTCCCTAAATCGCCCGATAAAAAAGACGTTGAGGATTTTATCCGCCGGCTGATCAAATAA
- a CDS encoding cation-translocating P-type ATPase has protein sequence MFDPNQVQGLTEQEAQIRLKAEGFNELPSQKKLGLLVILWNVVREPMLLLLLGTGLIYIILGEMKDALMLMTFVFVVIGITFYQERKTERALEALRDLSSPRALVIRDGRQKRIAGRAVVREDIIVLREGDRVPADATVLSCANLSIDESLLTGESMPVRKTEWDGREAERRPGGDDLPFVYSGTMIVQGHGLARVTGTGVGTEIGKIGKALEGIKEEDTLLQKETGKIVRNFAIGGIILCLLVIVVYTLTRGNLLQGFLAGLTLSMAMLPEEFPVVLIIFLTLGAWRISKSQVLTRNRPAIETLGAATVLCVDKTGTLTMNQQKLTGLFAHGSYQEIDHRAKQVPENFHDLIEYGILASQKDPFDPLEKEVKQLGEEYLRGTEHIHQNWKLVKEYNLSKELLALSHVWESPDKENYIIAAKGAPEAIADLCHFTPEQTAGLLREIEVLSHQGQRILGVAKAAFRKSALPEKQHDFQFAFIGLLGFIDPVRPGVPGSVKEAHAAGLRVIMITGDYPGTAEYVAREIGLHNPAASITGPELAKLTVEQLAERIKTVNVFARVVPEQKLAIIKALKANREIVAMTGDGVNDAPALKAAHIGVAMGERGTDVARESADLVLLNDDFSSIVAAVRLGRRIFENLKKAIAYIFAVHVPIAGMSFLPVLFNLPLVLLPAHIAFLELIIDPACSTVFEAEPEDQDIMKRPPRKLLEPLFNRRAFFLSLLQGVSVLAVVFIVFIWSLYSGKGELEARTLSFTTLVFANIMLIVNNLSWSQLLWKTLQSKNPALWWVAGGTIAALFAVLYLPFLQSLFHFETMHLNDVLIAFFGALVSLLWFEGLKALNRDRAA, from the coding sequence ATGTTCGACCCCAATCAGGTCCAGGGTTTGACCGAACAAGAAGCCCAAATCCGGCTCAAGGCGGAAGGCTTTAACGAGCTCCCTTCGCAGAAAAAGCTCGGCCTGCTGGTTATCCTCTGGAACGTGGTCCGCGAACCGATGCTCCTCCTCCTGCTCGGGACGGGCTTGATCTACATTATTTTGGGCGAAATGAAGGACGCCCTGATGCTGATGACCTTTGTTTTTGTGGTGATCGGCATCACTTTTTACCAGGAGCGGAAGACCGAACGGGCGCTCGAAGCGCTCCGCGACCTCTCCAGCCCGCGGGCCCTGGTGATCAGAGATGGCCGGCAAAAGCGGATCGCCGGACGCGCCGTCGTCCGCGAGGACATCATCGTCCTGCGCGAAGGCGACCGGGTCCCGGCCGACGCGACGGTGCTCTCCTGCGCCAACCTGTCGATCGACGAATCGCTGCTGACCGGCGAATCGATGCCGGTCCGCAAAACCGAGTGGGACGGACGGGAAGCGGAACGGCGGCCGGGAGGCGACGACCTCCCCTTTGTTTATTCCGGCACGATGATCGTCCAGGGGCACGGCCTGGCCCGCGTGACCGGCACCGGCGTCGGTACCGAGATCGGCAAGATCGGCAAAGCGCTGGAAGGGATCAAGGAAGAAGACACCTTGCTGCAAAAAGAGACCGGCAAGATCGTCCGCAATTTCGCGATTGGCGGCATCATTCTCTGCCTGCTGGTCATTGTCGTTTACACCCTGACCCGCGGCAATCTACTGCAAGGTTTCTTGGCCGGCCTGACCTTGAGCATGGCAATGCTGCCGGAAGAATTTCCCGTCGTCCTGATCATCTTTTTGACCCTCGGCGCCTGGCGGATCTCCAAGAGCCAGGTCTTGACCCGCAACCGGCCGGCGATCGAAACGCTCGGCGCGGCTACCGTGCTCTGCGTCGATAAGACCGGGACCCTGACCATGAACCAGCAGAAACTGACCGGCCTGTTCGCTCACGGCAGCTACCAGGAGATCGACCACCGCGCGAAGCAGGTCCCGGAAAATTTCCACGACCTGATCGAATACGGTATCCTAGCCAGCCAAAAGGACCCGTTCGATCCGCTGGAAAAAGAGGTCAAACAGCTGGGTGAAGAGTACCTGCGGGGCACGGAGCATATCCACCAGAACTGGAAACTGGTCAAAGAATACAACCTGTCCAAAGAACTGCTGGCCCTCTCTCACGTCTGGGAATCGCCGGACAAGGAAAATTACATCATCGCCGCCAAAGGGGCGCCCGAAGCGATCGCCGACCTCTGCCATTTTACCCCGGAACAGACCGCCGGTCTGCTGCGGGAGATCGAAGTGCTGTCCCATCAGGGACAGCGGATCCTCGGCGTGGCCAAGGCGGCGTTCCGCAAGAGCGCTTTGCCGGAAAAGCAGCATGATTTCCAGTTCGCATTCATCGGCTTGCTCGGTTTTATCGATCCGGTCCGGCCCGGCGTTCCCGGCTCGGTCAAAGAAGCGCATGCCGCCGGTCTGCGGGTGATCATGATCACCGGCGACTATCCGGGCACGGCCGAATACGTCGCCCGGGAGATCGGCCTGCATAATCCGGCCGCCAGCATCACCGGCCCGGAGCTGGCAAAGCTTACCGTCGAGCAGCTGGCGGAACGGATCAAAACGGTCAACGTTTTCGCCCGGGTGGTGCCGGAGCAGAAGCTGGCGATCATCAAGGCGCTCAAGGCGAACCGGGAGATCGTCGCCATGACCGGCGACGGCGTCAACGACGCTCCGGCCCTGAAGGCGGCGCACATTGGCGTGGCCATGGGCGAGCGCGGGACCGACGTCGCCCGGGAATCGGCCGACCTGGTCCTGCTGAACGACGATTTCTCTTCCATCGTCGCGGCGGTCCGGCTGGGGCGCCGGATCTTTGAGAACCTGAAAAAAGCGATCGCTTACATCTTTGCCGTCCACGTCCCGATCGCCGGCATGTCGTTTCTCCCGGTCCTCTTTAACCTGCCGCTCGTCCTGCTGCCGGCGCACATCGCTTTTCTGGAATTGATCATCGATCCCGCCTGCTCGACCGTCTTTGAGGCGGAACCGGAGGACCAGGATATAATGAAGCGCCCGCCGCGCAAGTTGCTCGAGCCGCTCTTCAACCGCCGCGCTTTTTTCCTCAGTTTGCTGCAGGGGGTCAGCGTCCTGGCGGTGGTCTTTATCGTTTTTATCTGGTCGCTCTACAGCGGCAAGGGAGAATTAGAGGCCCGCACCCTGTCGTTCACCACGCTGGTGTTCGCCAATATCATGCTGATCGTCAATAACCTTTCCTGGTCGCAATTGCTCTGGAAAACCTTGCAGTCGAAAAATCCGGCCCTCTGGTGGGTCGCCGGCGGCACCATTGCCGCCCTGTTCGCCGTGCTTTATCTCCCGTTCCTGCAATCGCTCTTCCACTTCGAGACGATGCACCTCAATGACGTCCTGATCGCCTTTTTCGGCGCGCTGGTCAGCCTGCTCTGGTTCGAGGGATTAAAGGCCCTGAACCGCGATAGAGCCGCCTGA